The sequence below is a genomic window from Actinokineospora baliensis.
CCGACAGCGACTTCAGCGAGTACGCCGAAACCTCGAGCGCCACCGACACGTCCGACCACGGCGCGTCCAGGAACGGCTCACCGAGGCAGGTCTTGGGCGCGAAACCGATCGCGTGCACGACGCCGTCGAGGCCGTCCACGTGCTCGCGGACCCGGTCGGCGAGGGTGTCGAGGTGCTCCTGGTTCTGCACGTCGAGCTCGATCACCGGGGCGGGCTGCGGCAGCCGCTTGGCGATCCGCTCGACCAGGCTGAGCCTGCCGAACCCGGTCAGCACGACCTGGGCACCCTGCTCCTGGGCTGCCTTGGCGACGTGGAAGGCGATGGAGGCGTCGGTGATCACACCGGTGATCAGCAGCCGCTTGCCCTCGAGCAGTCCGGTCATGGCTTCCTTCCTGGGGGAGACTTCGGTCAGTGGCCCATGCCGAGGCCGCCGTCGACCGGCAGCACGGCGCCGGTGATGTAGCCGGCGGCGTCGGAGGTGAGGAAGGTGACCGCGGCGGCGACCTCCTCGACGGTGGCGTAGCGACCGGCGGGGACCGTCGCCAGGATCTGCTTCTTGCGGTCCTCGGTGAGCGCGTCGGTCATGTCGGTGGCGACGAACCCCGGGGCGACGACGTTGGCGGTGATGTCGCGCGAGCCCAGTTCGCGGGCGATCGAGCGCGCCATGCCGACCAGAGCCGCCTTGCTGGCGGCGTAGTTGACCTGCCCGGGCGAGCCCATCAGGCCGACGACCGAGGAGATGTAGACGATGCGGCCGAAGCGGGCCTTGAGCATGCCGCGGGTGGCGCGCTTGGTGACCCGCCACGCGCCGGTGAGGTTGGCGTCGATCACCCGGGTGAACTGGTCCTCGGTCATCCGCATCAGCAGCGTGTCGTCGGTGATGCCCGCGTTGGCGACGAGCACCTCGACCGGGCCGTGCGCGGCCTCCACCTCGGTGAAGGCGGCGTCGACGGCCTCGGCGTCGGTGACGTCGCAGCGGACGCCCAGCAGGCCATCCGGCGCGCCGGAGCCGCGGTGGGTGATGGCGACCTTGTCACCCTGCGCCTGGTAGGCGCGTGCGATGGCCAACCCGATGCCCCGGTTGCCGCCCGTGACCAGTACCGACCGTCCCATTGCCATCCCATCCACCCGGCGAGCCCGTCCCCGGCAGGCTATCTGGCGGCGAGGGCACCGCCGCTGACCGGGGCGGGCCGCGTGCGGAATTCCGAAGTGATCGAACACACAGGAATGCGGCGACCGATCCTCCTGGCACGTTCGGGGGAACAGCGGCGGGCTTTTCCAGCGCCTGATTGGTCGTTCGTCGAGGAATGGGTCCCGGCATTACCCGGTCGGCCGAAACCAACCGGGTAATCGGCACTGTGCGTATCCGCAACGGCCACACGTTCGTGGCGCGGGAACGGCCCTAGAATCGACCCATGCCCCGAAGGTTCACCGGGTGGCCGGTGCAGGCACTCGACGTGTTGCACAACCTCGATGGCGTTCCCAGCACACAGGTCCGCGAGCGCAACCGCCGCGACCGGGAGCGGTTGGTGCGGGCGCCGATGGCGGACCTGCTGGCCGATCTGGCCGACGCCGACCCGCGCTACGCCGATTTCTCCGTGTGGCACTTCGCGAAAGACCCGTTCTGGTGGCAACACCAAGGCGCGGTCGTGCGGCTGGCGCGCAATGTCGAGATCGGACTGCGGTTCGACCTCGACGGATTACACGTCAAAGGCGCGTGGCACTACCCGGACCCGGGCCAGGTCCGCCAATTCCGCAGCGCGGTCGCCGAGGACGGCAGCGGCGCGGAACTGGTCGGCATCCTGGCCGCCCTGCCCCAGCACTTCGAGGTGACCGGCGACGTGATGAAGCGCGGCCCGCGCGAGTACCCGCCCGACCACCCGCGCGCGGACCTCCTGCGCTACCGCTCCCTGGTGGCGACCCGCCCGGTGCGCCCGGAGGAGGCCGTGCACAGCGCGGCCGCGGTGGACCAGGTGCTGCAGGTGGCGCGGGAACTCGACGCGCTCCTGGGCTGGCTGGCCCGCAACGTGGTCATCCCCGCCCCCCGCCTGACCCGCTAGCAGCGCAGACTCAGGGCAGGCGCCTCGGCGCGAGCAGCAGGTGGCCACCCCGCAAGCGGCGCGAATCAATGCGACCACCTGCCACGAGCCCACGGAGATCCGGCAGGCGACTGACTACGCACCCCCGCCGCCGCGGCTGGCCATGGCAACGCAGCCGGCTTCCAGGCACGCAGCCCACCCGTGCCAGCCCACGACACCCCGCCATGCCCAGCCAGCGCGGGATTAGGGCAGGCGTTGGCCGAACACCAGCGAGAGCGCCGCGGAGATCAACGCGGCCAGGGTGCCCAGGATCAGCCAGGGTCTGCTGGCGTCGGCTTCCTTGATCTCGTAGCCGATCTGTTCGCCGAGGGTGTCGTAGACCTTGCGGAGCTGGTCGGCGGTGGCGGCCTTGTAGAAGTCGCCGCCGGAGAGGGTGGCGATCTCTTCCATGGCGGCGTCGTCCACGGCCACCGATTGGATGCGGCTCTCGATCTCGACGGTGCCCTCCGCGGTGCCGAAGGAGATCGTGGTGATCGGGATCTTCTTGTCGGCGGCGGCTTTGGCCGCGGTGAACGAGCCGCGCGGGTCGTCCTCGTTCTCGGTCGGGATGGTCTGCTTGCCGTCGGACATCAGCACGATGCGCGCCGGTGGTGGGCCCTCGGGGCCGCCGACGACCTGCGAGAAGCCCTCGATGGACTGCAGCGCCGCGAAGATGGCCTCGCCGGTGGCGGTGGACTGGGCGAGCTTGAGGTTGTCGATCGCCTTCGCCACACCGCCGCGGTCGGTGGTGGGCGCGACGAGGACGGTCGCGGTACCGGCGAAGGTGATCAGCCCCAGGTTGACCCCGGGGGTCAGGCCCTGGGCGAAGGACTTGGCCGCCACCTGGGCGGCTTTGAGCCGGGTGGGCGCGACGTCGGTGGCCTCCATGGACAGCGAGACGTCGATCACCAGCATCACGGTGGCCCGGTTGCGCGGCACCCGCTGCTCGGCGGTCGGC
It includes:
- a CDS encoding VWA domain-containing protein, whose translation is MSLRNFSAPLWFLLLIAVAGLVAGYVLVQRSRRKRTLRFTNLELLDKVSSSGPSRWRHVPAVVLVAALLLLTTAMAGPTAEQRVPRNRATVMLVIDVSLSMEATDVAPTRLKAAQVAAKSFAQGLTPGVNLGLITFAGTATVLVAPTTDRGGVAKAIDNLKLAQSTATGEAIFAALQSIEGFSQVVGGPEGPPPARIVLMSDGKQTIPTENEDDPRGSFTAAKAAADKKIPITTISFGTAEGTVEIESRIQSVAVDDAAMEEIATLSGGDFYKAATADQLRKVYDTLGEQIGYEIKEADASRPWLILGTLAALISAALSLVFGQRLP
- the fabG gene encoding beta-ketoacyl-ACP reductase, which produces MGRSVLVTGGNRGIGLAIARAYQAQGDKVAITHRGSGAPDGLLGVRCDVTDAEAVDAAFTEVEAAHGPVEVLVANAGITDDTLLMRMTEDQFTRVIDANLTGAWRVTKRATRGMLKARFGRIVYISSVVGLMGSPGQVNYAASKAALVGMARSIARELGSRDITANVVAPGFVATDMTDALTEDRKKQILATVPAGRYATVEEVAAAVTFLTSDAAGYITGAVLPVDGGLGMGH
- a CDS encoding DUF2461 family protein; the encoded protein is MPRRFTGWPVQALDVLHNLDGVPSTQVRERNRRDRERLVRAPMADLLADLADADPRYADFSVWHFAKDPFWWQHQGAVVRLARNVEIGLRFDLDGLHVKGAWHYPDPGQVRQFRSAVAEDGSGAELVGILAALPQHFEVTGDVMKRGPREYPPDHPRADLLRYRSLVATRPVRPEEAVHSAAAVDQVLQVARELDALLGWLARNVVIPAPRLTR